In Formosa haliotis, the sequence ATAGCTCGAAAATAGCAAGACTTAAAGAACGATCTTTTTCAGAACCTTCTTATTTTTAAACCATCTTAAAAGGTTTTAATGATCTGAACTTACATCTTTCTGATACAAATTGTATACCGACAGCGGCAGTACTTTTGTCCCTACTTTACGAAAGCCTATGGTTTCGTAATACCTGCAAAGTTTCGGGTTTTTAGCATCGGCATCAAGCCTTAAATATCGACAGTCCTTCCGTCTAGCTTGCTGTTCTATATCTTGAAGAATTTGCTGTCCTAAGCCCAGACCTTTATACGTATCTTTAACAACTAAAGAATGTACATACAATGCGGTTTCGGTTTGTTTACCCCAATACAATTCATCTTCATTTAAAATTTGAACCATCCCGATTGTTTTATCATCGCCTGTTTTTATAACAAAAAACGCTCCATTCCGTAAACCAGAAGCTACCCATTTCAACTTCTCTTCTGGCGGATCCATCCAATATTGCCAATGATCTATATTCATTTTTGCAATGCTTTTAGCCGCTTCTATAAATAAGTCTAAAACCATATCCTTTTCGGAAACATCTATCTTATAAAATTTTATTTCCATAGTCTTAGTTCCTTTTAATAGTTCTCATAAGTTCAATATTTAGTATTACAATCCTAAAAAGAAGCTCAAAATACATATCGCCACGTTCTTTATAAGCACAAACAACGTTCGAAAATAGGTTGAAATTTAAGTATAAGCTTTAAAAATAACTTCATTTTCAGAACAAATTTCTGCAAACAACCGAAATATCAAATCTATAAAAACCCTCCAATTTTTTTTGGCTTTTTCATTAATTCAATAGTTTAAGCTATAGATTATTCCTAAAAAATAGATTCTAAGCTCGTTATACTAAAAAATTCTATTTGTATATCTATATGCTTTAGCCTATATTTGGTTATCCAGATTGGTTAACCAAAAAGGTTGACCAATTAAAAATCAAACTAAATAATTAAAACTAGAAACTAAACATGATGAAAAAAATTACATTATTAATTTTAATGCTATGTACTGTAACAGTCATAGGACAAAACAAAACGTATCTCCTTGATGATCCTGAAGACGTTAGGGATGTAGAGTACCAAGCCGGAGATGTCGTAATTTTAAAAAATGGAGTTTACGATACCGATGAGCGTATCATTTTTTAGGGTCGGGAACGGCAGATAACCCAATTACATTTAGAGCTGAAACACCAGGAGGTGTTATTTTTACTGGGGGACCAAGATTAACCATTGGAGGTTCATCTAATAAAACAACAGGAGAAAAATTAGCTACCGGAGAATACTTAATCGTTGATGGGTTTCACTGGAAAGGCGGCTATGGCGCAAGTAACTTTATTGAGTTTAGAAATGGTTACGACTTGGCTCACCACAGTACCATTCAAAATTGTGCTATCGATGGTTTAGGAATTGACCCTGACGACATTGAAGAAGGAAAATATGAAAAACATAGATGGGTCGTATTATTTGGAACCTATAATAGTGTTTTAAATTGTTCGTTTATGAACAAAACTAGCGCAGGAGCCTTAGTACTGGCAGAATATGCATATAATGCTTGGGGACCACCATACAACAGTGACGATCCTGATTACGAAACCAACAATACACGCTGCGATTTAGTAGGCCATACGATTAGTAATAATTACTTTTATAATTATGAAAAAAGGATCAGTCTTTCCAGAATGCTGGAGATAGCGAAACCATTCGTATTGGTACTAGTGAATACCAAAACGTAAATAGTGGTGCTTTAGTAAACAACAACTATTTTGTGCAATGCGATGGTGAAAACGAAATTATTACCAATAAAAGTAAAAACAACTCTTACATTAATAATACCTTTAGAAGAAGTAGAGGGTCTTTAGTATTACGTCACGGATCTAATGCTATTGTAGAAGGCAATTACTTTTTAGGAGAAAACGTTGATGGTACAGGAGGAATTAGAATTACAGACAGCGAACACACCATTACAAACAATTATATACAAGATTGTATTACCGTTTTAGATCAAGCAAAATGGAATAACGGTATCACCTTTATGGGTGGTGGCGATAATAATTCGGTAGAATGTACTTCAACAAGTGTTTCAAACGGGTATCAAAAAACAGAAAACATTAACCTTTCTAGAAATACTATTGTAAACACGAATGCGCCGTTATTTTATAACGAAGATAAAGGTTCTACAGATCCTACTGGAGCAGTTACAGATAATTTAATTTATTTCGCTGCTAATAATCCAAATATTACCGATGTTATATCTGGTGATACTGATGATGCTTATAAAAATCTTGGTACAAAACTAGACTATTTGGGTAACGTTTATACAGGAACAGCATTAGGTGTAGAAAACGATGGTTTTGCCGAAGACAACGGAATTATGGCCGATGTAGATGGCGAAATCTTTACATTTTCTGGAGCAGACGGAAAAGGTGCAGATATGGGTATTTACAAACCCACTACAGACGATATGGTTGGTCATGGTATTGGAGCTTGTTTCTTAGACAGTACGGGAGCAAACATTACCAATGGAGATTGTACCATTCAAATTCCAGAATCTATAGTTGTTGGAAGTGTACCAACTTTTACTTTTGAAGCAGGAGCTGAAAGTGTTGATGTAACAGCAAATGTAGGATGGACTGCAGTTTCTAATAACGATTGGATTACTATTGATACAGATGGAGCAGATGGAAACGCAACTGTTCTTGTAAGCGTAACAGAGAATACAGATTTATCTACCAGAACTGGTACGGTAACCTTTACTCAGGTTCCAGGTGGAGACGACATTGTAAAAACCTTAACTGTAAATCAGGATGGCGGACCGCGTACCAATTTAATTAACACGGGTGAATCAGACGACCCAGTATCTGTATTTTACGTTTCAAAAGAAAACTCGTCTAAAGATGAAGTGGCAACAAACTCTTTAGATAAAGACCCAAATTCTGTTTGGACTGCCGATGATGGTTCTGTTGTAGCTGGTGATATTAAGGGTGATGGAGAATATGTAATTTACGATTTAGGAGACTCTTATACTTTAGATTTCTTACAATTTAACACTACCAATAAAAGTGACGCTTTCGGATTCCAAATTCTAGTTTCCGCTACCGGTACCGATGACGCCGATTTTTCTATGATTTTACCAACTGCAGGTGATTTATTATATACTGCTACAGGAACGACAGAGTTTAACGAGTACGAAATTGATGCAGAAGCACGTTACGTTAAAATTATTGGATACGGAAGATTTAATGAGGATAGAACGAAAAGAGAAAGCGCTTGGACTGCTGTTGGAGAGATTGAATTTTTCGGATCGAAAACTTTATCTTCAAATGATTTTACTGCAAACGACTTAAAATTATATCCAAACCCTGTTACTAATGGCGTTTTATACTTAAATAAAAAATCGAACGATTACAATAACTTAAGAGTCTATGATGTTTCTGGTAAAACTATTTTAACCAGAACTCTTAATTCATCTTTAAATAAAGAAGAAATTAACGTATCTTCATTATCTCAAGGTTTATATTTTGTAGAAATTTCAAGAGGTAACAGCAGAGCTGTAAGCAAGGTTATTATTTCTAAATAAGCATTTACACCTAATTTCAAATACTGAAAAATCCTCAGAGCTTTAAAACTCTGAGGATTTTATTTTTGTATATGATTAACGAGCGTAGCTCCAAAAAAACAAAGCTTTTATAGCTCCGGTTTACTTAAATTCAGATGCTTTACAAACCAAAAAGCACGGCTACACAGCAACGTCAATCTGTTATTTCAATGTTTTATTGGTCTTTACTCAATGCGTTCCAACCTTGTGCTTTTAATGGAATTTTGGTTTCAGCTCGTGTTACAAGATGCATTCCTGCACTTTCTTCAGTCATAAATCCAATAACAGTTAAATTTGGGTTTGCTTTAATTTTAGGAAAGTCCTCTTGAGAAATAGTAAATAACAATTCGTAATCTTCTCCTCCACTTAATGCAACTGTAGTACCATCAATATCAAACTCCTCGCAAGTACTGATAAATTGCGGGTCTAACGGAATTTTGTTTTCGTATAAATCGCACCCCACTTTACTTTGCTTACAGATATGTATAATTTCAGAAGATAATCCATCGCTAATATCAATCATAGCGGTTGGTTTTACATCAAGATCTTTAAGTAACTTAACAATATCTTGGCGTGCCTCAGGTTTTAATTGACGCTCAATTATATACGTATAAGGCTCGAGATCCGGCTGGTTATTAGGATTTACCTTAAAAACTTCTTTCTCTCTTTCCAGCACCTGAAGTCCCATATACGCACCTCCAATATCTCCGGTTACCACTAACAAATCGTTAGGTTTTGCTCCATTTCTATACACCACATCCTCTTTAGAAACAGTTCCTAATGCCGTAACCGAAATTAGTAAACCTGTTGTAGAAGAAGTCGTATCTCCACCAATAAGATCTACACCGTATAACTTTGCGGCCGTTTCTATACCTGCATATAATTCTTCAATCGCTTCTAAAGGAAAACGGTTAGACATGGCTATAGATACCGTAATTTGCGTGGCTTGCGCATTCATAGCAAACACATCAGACAAATTCACAATAACTGCTTTATAACCTAAATGTTTCAACGGTACATAGCTCAAATCAAAATGTACGCCTTCTACCAATAAATCTGTGGTAACTACCACTTGTTTATCTTTAAAATCTAGAACAGCAGCATCATCGCCAACACCTTTAACTGTTGAGTCTTGTTTAATTTCGAAATGTTTCGTTAGGTGATCGATAAGGCCGAACTCCCCTAACTGACTTAAATCTGTAC encodes:
- a CDS encoding GNAT family N-acetyltransferase; this translates as MEIKFYKIDVSEKDMVLDLFIEAAKSIAKMNIDHWQYWMDPPEEKLKWVASGLRNGAFFVIKTGDDKTIGMVQILNEDELYWGKQTETALYVHSLVVKDTYKGLGLGQQILQDIEQQARRKDCRYLRLDADAKNPKLCRYYETIGFRKVGTKVLPLSVYNLYQKDVSSDH
- a CDS encoding chondroitinase-B domain-containing protein; protein product: MTFRAETPGGVIFTGGPRLTIGGSSNKTTGEKLATGEYLIVDGFHWKGGYGASNFIEFRNGYDLAHHSTIQNCAIDGLGIDPDDIEEGKYEKHRWVVLFGTYNSVLNCSFMNKTSAGALVLAEYAYNAWGPPYNSDDPDYETNNTRCDLVGHTISNNYFYNYEKRISLSRMLEIAKPFVLVLVNTKT
- the thiL gene encoding thiamine-phosphate kinase gives rise to the protein MIEDKNQQRTDLSQLGEFGLIDHLTKHFEIKQDSTVKGVGDDAAVLDFKDKQVVVTTDLLVEGVHFDLSYVPLKHLGYKAVIVNLSDVFAMNAQATQITVSIAMSNRFPLEAIEELYAGIETAAKLYGVDLIGGDTTSSTTGLLISVTALGTVSKEDVVYRNGAKPNDLLVVTGDIGGAYMGLQVLEREKEVFKVNPNNQPDLEPYTYIIERQLKPEARQDIVKLLKDLDVKPTAMIDISDGLSSEIIHICKQSKVGCDLYENKIPLDPQFISTCEEFDIDGTTVALSGGEDYELLFTISQEDFPKIKANPNLTVIGFMTEESAGMHLVTRAETKIPLKAQGWNALSKDQ
- a CDS encoding chondroitinase-B domain-containing protein: MGTSEYQNVNSGALVNNNYFVQCDGENEIITNKSKNNSYINNTFRRSRGSLVLRHGSNAIVEGNYFLGENVDGTGGIRITDSEHTITNNYIQDCITVLDQAKWNNGITFMGGGDNNSVECTSTSVSNGYQKTENINLSRNTIVNTNAPLFYNEDKGSTDPTGAVTDNLIYFAANNPNITDVISGDTDDAYKNLGTKLDYLGNVYTGTALGVENDGFAEDNGIMADVDGEIFTFSGADGKGADMGIYKPTTDDMVGHGIGACFLDSTGANITNGDCTIQIPESIVVGSVPTFTFEAGAESVDVTANVGWTAVSNNDWITIDTDGADGNATVLVSVTENTDLSTRTGTVTFTQVPGGDDIVKTLTVNQDGGPRTNLINTGESDDPVSVFYVSKENSSKDEVATNSLDKDPNSVWTADDGSVVAGDIKGDGEYVIYDLGDSYTLDFLQFNTTNKSDAFGFQILVSATGTDDADFSMILPTAGDLLYTATGTTEFNEYEIDAEARYVKIIGYGRFNEDRTKRESAWTAVGEIEFFGSKTLSSNDFTANDLKLYPNPVTNGVLYLNKKSNDYNNLRVYDVSGKTILTRTLNSSLNKEEINVSSLSQGLYFVEISRGNSRAVSKVIISK